TCACTGGCCGGTTTTTCCGCCGGTGGCGGCGACGCAGCGCGGGCAGGCGCTGGAGCTGCCGCAGGCTTGGCCGGTTCAGCTTTCGGCTCAGGCGCTTTCGCCACAGGCTTGGGTGCTGCCGCAGGCGCCGGGGCCTTGGCCACAGGAGCAGAAACCACTGCGCCAGTGCCGACTTCGGTGAACTTGCCTTTGCCGTGCAATTCGTCGAGCAGCGATTCGAACTCGTGATCGGAAATCAGATCACCGCCGGCCGCTTTCGCGGTAGGTGCTGCCGGCACTGGTGTCGCGGCAATGGCCGACTCCAGTGCGTCAACGGCAAAGTTGCCCTTGCCGTGCAGTTGATCGAGCAACGCTTCGAATTCGTCGTCGGTGATGTCCGAGCTGTCGCCCGCCGCTTTTGGCGCGGCCGGTGCTGCGGGACTTGGCGCGGACGCAGGCGCAGCGACGGCATCCACCGCGAACTGACCTTTGCCGTGCAACTGATCGAGCAACGACTCGAACTCGTCATCGGTGATTTCGTCGCTGGCGGCGGCGGTGCTGCTGCTCGGCGCTGGCGCAGCGACGGGTGCCGGGGCTTCAGCCTGAGCCTTGACGGCGTTCAGCGAATCCAGCAGTTGTTCAAATTCATTGTCGGTAATGTCGCCGCTGTCGTCGCCGGAGGCGCTTTCAGCGGTCGGTTCTTCCACCACGTCGGCCACCGGGGCGGCTTCGTCGGCGGATTGCGGCTCGGCCAGACGGGCCAGTGCCGCGAGCAATTCTGGAGTGGCAGCGGTGATCGGGCTGCGTTCGCGGACTTCGGTGAACATGCCGTTCACCGCATCCAGCGCTTCGAGAACCACGTCCATCAGTTCCGAGTCGACGCGGCGTTCACCCTTGCGCAGGATGTCGAACACGTTCTCGGCGATGTGACAGCACTCCACCAGTTCATTGAGCTGGAGGAAGCCGGCGCCCCCTTTTACAGTGTGAAAACCGCGAAAAATTGCATTGAGCAAGTCCGCATCATCCGGTCGGCTTTCCAGCTCGACCAGTTGCTCGGACAGTAGCTCTAGAATCTCGCCGGCCTCAACCAGGAAATCCTGAAGGATCTCTTCATCGGCGCCGAAGCTCATTAAGGGGGTGCTCCTACAGGTCTAAAAACCTAAAAAACCTAAAATTCTAAAACTCTAAAATCCCAGGCTGGATAACAAATCGTCCACATCGTCCTGACCGGACACAACGTCTTCTCTCTTATCGGCATGAATCTGCGGACCTTCACCCTGAGAGAGATGTTTTTGCGGATCTTTTTCAGCCAGCATCGCGTCACGGTCATGTTCGATACCCGCAAAGCGGTCTACCTGGCTGGCCATGAGTACGAGCTTGAGCAGATTGCTTTCGACTTCGGTGACCAACTGGGTCACGCGCTTGATCACCTGACCGGTGAGGTCCTGGTAATCCTGAGCCAGCAGGATGTCGTTGAGATTGCTCGACACCACGCGGTTGTCTTCGCTGCTGCGTGTCAGGAAACCGTCGACACGACGCGCCAGCTCACGGAACTCTTCAGCCCCGACTTCGCGACGCATGAACCGGCCCCAGTCGGCGCTCAATGCCTGGGCTTCAGTGCTCAGGCCATTGACCAGCGGCGTGGCGTTTTCCACCAGGTCCATGGTGCGGTTGGCAGCGGCCTCGGTGAGCTTGACCACATACCCCAGACGCTCGGTGGCGTCGGTGATCTGCGAGACTTCCTCGGCTTGCGGCATATTCGGGTCAATCTGAAAATTGACGATCGCGCTATGCAGCTCGCGAGTGAGCTTGCCCACTTCCTGATACAGGCCGCGGTCACGGGTCTGGTTGAGCTCATGGATCAGTTGCACAGCGTCGCCAAACCTGCCCTTTTCAAGGCTTTCGACCAGTTCGACGGCGTGTTTTTTCAGGGTCGACTCAAAATCGCCCTGTGAAGATTCTTTATGCTCCATAGCTCCCCCGTGGCGCAGTTGCTCAACCGATGCGTTCGAAAATCTTTTCGATCTTGTCTTTCAACGCCTGGGCCGTGAAGGGTTTGACCACATAGCCGTTTACACCGGCCTGGGCCGCTTCGATGATCTGCTCGCGCTTGGCTTCAGCGGTCACCATCAGCACTGGCAAGTGCTTGAGTTTTTCATCGGCGCGCACGTGGCGCAGCAGATCGATGCCGGTCATGCCCGGCATGTTCCAGTCCGTTACCAGAAAGTCGATGCTGCCGCTGTTGAGAACCGGGATGGCAGTGGTGCCATCGTCAGCCTCGACCGTGTTGGTGAACCCGAGGTCACGCAACAGGTTTTTAATGATCCGCCGCATCGTTGAGAAGTCATCAACGATGAGGATTTTCATGTTCTTGTCCAATTCGACCTCCAAGCAGTCTTAAACGCGCCCAGCACCTGGACACGCCATTTCATTCAATCAGGCAAAGCATTCGATGACTGTCTGGAGCACAACAGATCGAGACCGCTGCGGTTCATCACCGCACCAGCCTCGTTCGCAGTGTCCCCACACTGCCTTCAGCGCGCTCGCCACTCCCCCAAACGCCCCCGCAAACGGGCCGCGCACTGGCTGTGTAACTGGCTGACCCGCGATTCACTGACGCCAAGGACTTCACCGATTTCCTTGAGGTTCAGCTCTTCGTCGTAGTACAGCGCCAACACCAGCCGCTCACGCTCCGGCAAATTGGCAATCGCGTCCGCCAAAGCGGCCTGGAAGCGTTCATCTTCCAGATCGCGCGACGGCTCCAGATGAGCACTGGCGCCATCCTCGTGCAGCCCTTCGTGTTCGCCGTCCTGCAACAGGTCGTCGAAACTGAACAGGCGGCTGCCCAAGGTATCGTTCAAAATCCCGTAATAATCGTCGAGACTCAATTGGAGTTCGGCCGCAACCTCGTGATCTTTAGCGTCACGACCGGTTTTAGCTTCAATCGAGCGAATTGCGTCGCTGACCATGCGGGTATTGCGGTGGACCGAACGTGGCGCCCAGTCCCCTTTGCGTACTTCATCGAGCATCGCGCCACGGATTCGAATGCCCGCGTACGTTTCGAAGCTCGCGCCTTTGCTGGCGTCATATTTGGTCGACACTTCAAGCAGGCCGATCATCCCGGCCTGGATCAGGTCTTCCACCTGGACACTGGCCGGCAAACGCGCCAGCAAGTGGTAAGCAATGCGTTTGACCAGTGGCGCGTAACGCTCGATCAGCTCGTATTGCGCATCACGTGCCGACTTCTGGTAGAGGTTGTAGCCACTGGCTGTCATAGGACGGGTCCTGCGGTTTGTTGCACGAGACGTTCGACGAAAAACTCCAGGTGTCCGCGCGGGTTGGCGGGCAACGGCCAAGTGTCGACCTTCTGTGCAATCGCCTTGAACGCCAGTGCGCACTTGGAGCGCGGGAAGGCTTCGTAGACAGCACGTTGTTTCTGCACAGCCTTGCGCACGCTTTCGTCGTAAGGCACGGCGCCGACGTATTGTAGGGCGACGTCGAGGAAGCGGTCCGTGACCTTGGTCAACTTGGCGAACAGGTTGCGACCTTCCTGCGGGCTCTGGGCCATGTTGGCCAGGACACGGAAGCGGTTCATGCCGTAATCGCGGTTGAGCAACTTGATCAGCGCGTAGGCGTCGGTAATCGAAGTCGGCTCGTCGCACACCACCAGCAACACTTCCTGGGCGGCGCGAACAAAACTGACTACCGAGTCACCAATACCCGCAG
The window above is part of the Pseudomonas prosekii genome. Proteins encoded here:
- a CDS encoding chemotaxis response regulator CheY, with the protein product MKILIVDDFSTMRRIIKNLLRDLGFTNTVEADDGTTAIPVLNSGSIDFLVTDWNMPGMTGIDLLRHVRADEKLKHLPVLMVTAEAKREQIIEAAQAGVNGYVVKPFTAQALKDKIEKIFERIG
- the fleN gene encoding flagellar synthesis regulator FleN → MGSMHPVQVIAVTGGKGGVGKTNVSVNLSLALAELGRRVMLLDADLGLANVDVLLGLTPKRTLADVIEGRCELRDVLLQGPGGIRIVPAASGTQSMVHLTPAQHAGLIQAFSDIGDNLDVLVIDTAAGIGDSVVSFVRAAQEVLLVVCDEPTSITDAYALIKLLNRDYGMNRFRVLANMAQSPQEGRNLFAKLTKVTDRFLDVALQYVGAVPYDESVRKAVQKQRAVYEAFPRSKCALAFKAIAQKVDTWPLPANPRGHLEFFVERLVQQTAGPVL
- the fliA gene encoding RNA polymerase sigma factor FliA, with the protein product MTASGYNLYQKSARDAQYELIERYAPLVKRIAYHLLARLPASVQVEDLIQAGMIGLLEVSTKYDASKGASFETYAGIRIRGAMLDEVRKGDWAPRSVHRNTRMVSDAIRSIEAKTGRDAKDHEVAAELQLSLDDYYGILNDTLGSRLFSFDDLLQDGEHEGLHEDGASAHLEPSRDLEDERFQAALADAIANLPERERLVLALYYDEELNLKEIGEVLGVSESRVSQLHSQCAARLRGRLGEWRAR
- a CDS encoding protein phosphatase CheZ: MEHKESSQGDFESTLKKHAVELVESLEKGRFGDAVQLIHELNQTRDRGLYQEVGKLTRELHSAIVNFQIDPNMPQAEEVSQITDATERLGYVVKLTEAAANRTMDLVENATPLVNGLSTEAQALSADWGRFMRREVGAEEFRELARRVDGFLTRSSEDNRVVSSNLNDILLAQDYQDLTGQVIKRVTQLVTEVESNLLKLVLMASQVDRFAGIEHDRDAMLAEKDPQKHLSQGEGPQIHADKREDVVSGQDDVDDLLSSLGF